From one Dermacentor variabilis isolate Ectoservices chromosome 3, ASM5094787v1, whole genome shotgun sequence genomic stretch:
- the LOC142575061 gene encoding uncharacterized protein LOC142575061 codes for MALSCVEWIAAQLKYFAKQQSGFRHKRSTADSFADVVATLEDARGSGHVAMLLLPDVQSAFDQLSHEVIEAALDYLGVTVCLRGFISAFLVDQSFRLWDSGAGLPAGSRYPFCGAICTHDVALWVRGPRGSVAAVRASLQKALETATSFIGGFGLSVCPAKTEAILVHPLGSVRHYVKQLRIANTTIPWKRQVTYVGLTIDHRLSWMTAAKAVTIKVRRVHGAVGKMLQHGRAAP; via the exons ATGGCTCTATCTTGTGTCGAATGGATAGCTGCCCAGCTGAAGTACTTTGCAAAACAGCAGTCTGGCTTCAGGCACAAGCGTTCAACGGCGGACTCCTTCGCAGATGTGGTGGCCACCTTGGAGGATGCCAGGGGCAGTGGGCACGTCGCCATGCTACTGCTCCCGGACGTGCAGAGTGCCTTTGACCAGCTGTCGCACGAGGTGATCGAGGCTGCGCTGGACTATTTAGGTGTCACGGTTTGTCTCCGGGGCTTCATCTCTGCCTTCCTGGTGGACCAGAGCTTTCGGCTGTGG GACTCGGGGGCAGGGCTCCCGGCTGGCAGTCGCTACCCATTCTGCGGCGCTATCTGCACACATGATGTGGCACTGTGGGTACGAGGACCCAGGGGAAGCGTCGCTGCCGTCCGGGCCTCACTTCAGAAGGCCCTAGAAACGGCCACCTCTTTCATTGGCGGCTTTGGCCTCTCCGTGTGCCCGGCAAAGACGGAGGCAATACTTGTACACCCCCTGGGCTCAGTACGCCACTACGTGAAGCAGCTGCGCATTGCAAACACGACCATCCCATGGAAGCGGCAGGTCACCTATGTGGGCCTAACCATTGATCACCGGCTCTCCTGGATGACGGCAGCCAAGGCTGTCACCATCAAAGTCCGAAGAGTTCATGGGGCAGTGGGTAAGATGCTGCAGCATGGCCGGGCCGCGCCGTGA